Below is a genomic region from Arcanobacterium haemolyticum DSM 20595.
CGATCCCGGAGTCACCATCGAACTCTCAGCCCAAGTGCACGCCATCGGCTTCTACGAAAAGCTGGGCTACGTCGTCGTCAATCATGAGATCTATCTCGATGCTGGTATCGAACACAAGGATATGTGCCTAAAAATATCCCGTGTGTGAATCTCAACGTGGGGTGAACCAGACACGTGTGGGAGCCAGTCATTAGACTAGGGGCATGGCTGGAAAAAGTTTTGCGCACCTACACGTTCACACTGACTATTCGCTGCTCGATGGAGCCGCAAAAATCAATAAACTCGTGGCGGAAGTGGCGCGCCTAGAACAGCCTGCCGTGGCAATCACCGATCACGGCTATCTTTTTGGTGCATACGAAATGTATAAGGCTGCAACCGCAGCGGGAATCAAGCCCATCATCGGCCTGGAAGCCTACATGACTCCCGGCACATCCCGCTTCGATCAAACACGCCAACTGTGGGGAACTCCAGCGCAACGATCCGATGATGTTTCCGCGCGTGGTGCTTACACGCACATGACCTTGCTGTCAGAAAATAACACCGGCATGCACAACTTGTTCCGGATGAACTCTCTGGCCTCTCTAGAAGGACAGATGGGCAAATGGCCACGCATGGATCGTGAGCTTTTGGAAACGTACCACGATGGGCTAATCGGTACTGCTGGTTGCCCATCGGGCGAAATCCAAACCAGGCTACGCCTAGGGCAGTGGGATGAAGCGCTCAAAGCCGCAGGTGAACTCCAAGATATCTTTGGCAAAGATAACTTTTATGTTGAAGTGATGGATCACGGATTAGACATTGAACGCCGTGTACAAAACGATCTTCTCAAAATTGCGCGCATGATCGGTGCCCCGTTGATTGCCACTAACGATTCGCACTACGTCAAGCGTGAAGATCGTGACATCCAGGATGCGATGTTGTGCATCAATTCGGGTTCTACCTTGATGGATCCAGATCGATTCAAATTTGATGGAGATGGCTACTACATCAAATCATCGGAAGAAATGCACAGGCAGTTCGAAGATCTTCCAGAAGCAATAGACAACACGCTGGTGGTTGCCGAACGCTGTAACGTTTCGTTCCAAACTACTGCCGATGGCATCAGCTACATGCCGGAATTCCCAGTGCCGCCTGGTGAAGATGAAACCTCTTGGTTTATCAATCAAGTGGAAGCTGGCCTGCTCAAACGATACAACGGTACTGTTCCGGCGCATGTTCGAGAACGTGCCGATTATGAAGTAGGGGTTATTACGTCGATGGGCTTCCCAGGCTACTTCCTGGTGGTGTCCGATTACATCAAGTGGGCAAAGAAGAACGGTATTCGCGTAGGCCCAGGGCGTGGTTCTGGTGCAGGCTCGATGGTGGCGTATGCCCTTGAGATTACGCAGTTGGATCCGATCAAGCACGAATTGCTGTTCGAACGATTCTTGAACCCAGAACGCGTCTCCCTTCCTGATATCGATGTGGATTTCGATGATAGGCGCCGCGATGAAGTAATCAAATACGTGGAAGAAAAGTATGGATCCGATAAGGTAGCTCAGGTTGTCACCTATGGAACCATTAAAACGAAGCAGGCTCTCAAAGATGCTGCCCGCGTACTTGGTATGCCGTTCCAGATGGGCGATCAGCTCACCAAGGCGTTACCGCCAGATGTTCAGGGCAAGTCGATTGCTGTGAAGGATATTTATAATCCGGAAGCGGCTCGCTATAACGAAGCAGGGGAGTTCCGCGAATTTGTTGATTCAAACGCGGAAGCAAAGCGTGTGTTTGATTTTGCTCTTGGTTTGGAAGGTATGACTCGCCAAACAGGTGTTCACGCCTGCGCCGTCATCATGTCATCCACAGCACTAACTGACGTCATCCCAATCATGAAGCGCCTCCAAGATGGCGCGATCATTACCCAGTTCGAATACCCACAATGTGAAGAATTGGGCCTGGTCAAGATGGATTTCTTAGGCCTGTCCAACCTCACGGTGATCGAAGGCGCTCTCACCAATATTCGAAACAACGGTAAAGAAGCGCCGAACATCGATGAAATTCCACTAGATGATGTGGAAACATACGAACTTCTTGCCCGTGCAGAAACACTCGGTATCTTCCAGCTCGATTCTCCTGGCATGCGCCAACTCCTCAAACAGATGAAGCCAGATACCTTCGCGGATATTTCCGCTGTATCTGCGCTCTATCGTCCAGGGCCAATGGGCGCAAATTCGCACACCAACTATGCGCTGCGCAAGAATGGGTTACAGGAAAAAACTCCAATCCACCCAGAACTCGCAACCGCGCTCGAAGATATTTTGGGTAATACCCACGGCCTGATCGTGTTCCAGGAACAGGTTATGCGTATCGCGCAGAAACTTGCCGGCTTCACGCTTGGGCAAGCAGATATTCTGCGAAAAGCAATGGGCAAGAAGAAAGCAGATGTTCTGCAAAAGCAGTTCAAGGGCTTCGCCCAGGGCATGCGCGATCATGGCTATTCTGACGAATGTATCAACACACTGTGGGATATCCTCGTTCCGTTCGCGCAGTACGCGTTCAACAAGTCCCATTCGGAAGCATACGCACTAGTCACATACCAGACCGCCTACCTTAAAGCACACTACCCAAGTGAATACATGGCGTCGTTGCTCACCTCAAACCAAAACAACAAAACGAAGGTGGCAACATATCTGGCCGATACGCGCCGTATGGGGATCCGTGTCAACGTGCCTGATGTGAACAAATCAATGGACGTATATTCCGCTGTTGGAAACGAAGTTCGAGTGGGCTTGAGCTCCGTACGTAACGTGGGCAAAAACGTCGTCGATGGAATTATTGAAACCCGAAAAGAAAAGGGCGAATACACGTCCTTCCAAGACTTCCTGGATAAAGTGCCAGCCGCTGTTCTCAACAAACGTGCCGTAGAATGCCTGATCAAAGCAGGTGCGTTCGATTCTCTCGGATACTCGCGGCGTGCGCTCGTATCTATCCACGAAGAAGCGATTGAAGCTGTCCTACCGGTCAAACGTAACGAAGCCGGCGGGCAATTCGATCTCTTCGGCGGGCTAGGCGAAAATAACCCCATCGCCCAATCATTCAACGTGGAAATCCCAGACTTACCAGAATGGGACAAGAAAGAAAAACTCAATATCGAACGTGACATGCTCGGACTCTACGTGTCCGATCACCCACTTTCGGGGCTCGAAGCGTTCCTGGATAGGGTAGCGGACCACACCGTGCTCGGTATCCAAAACGATGAAAACCCGGTGGATGGGCAAATGGTCACCGTGGCTGGGCTCATCACCTCGGTCCAAACCCGAATCTCACAAAAGAACGGAAAAACCTGGGCTACCGCAACCATCGAAGACTTCACCGGATCAATCGAAGTGAACTTCTTCCCGGCAACCTACCAATCCGTTTCTCACTTCCTCATCCCGGATACGGTGGTCACGATCAAAGCGCGAATGTCCGTGCGCGATAGCGGTGTTCAGCTCAACGCAATGGAGATGACTGTGCCACAACTTGCGGGCGTTGCCGAAGATACGCCGCTCGATATTCAAATCCCAGAACGTATGCTTACGCAAGACATGATGCAACGCCTCTCAGACGTCCTCACCCAATACCCTGGAAAGGCGCCAATCCGTATCCACGTGCGCCAACTCGGGAAAACAACCGTGGTCCAACTCCACAACTCGTACAAGGTGAACGTCAACCCGTCGTTGCTCTCCAACCTACGTGTTTTGCTGGGCAAGAACGCCCTCTTGATGGAGTAAAGGGCTGATGTGCGAGTGGGGAGTGTTTCACAGATCTGTGAAACACTCCCCACAACGTATGTGCATTAAGCTTCGCAGACGCGAGCCATCAAACGCGGGCCATTCGGGTAACGCACGTCAACCACATCGCCATCAGCTAACTTGGCGGAACGATGAGTATTGATTTCGTTGTTGACGCGAACCCAGCCTTCCTGGATCACTTCGCGTGCCTGCCCGCCCGTTTCTGTGAGGCCTGCAAGTTTAACAAACTGGCCAAGCTGGATGGGAAGTCTGACATCGAATTCTTCAATCATTGTGCACTCCGAACTGTTGTGGCGTTATCGTTGGCAAGAGCATCTGCCAATTCACCAAGATGGCTAGGTTCCTCAACGTTATCATGTGTGGAATGATCAATGATCGCATCTCCAGCCCGTTTCCGACGTATAACAAACACCCCATAGATGCCAAGAATCGCGATTATCACCAGTACACCCCATGGAGATCCAGTTGCCGATGCCATCGCAGCTTTCCACACAGTCCAGCCAATCGTTGCATAAATCGATGCCCATGCGATGCCGCCGGGGATCATGGCAGCAGTGTAGAGCATCCATGGCATTCGGAGAATTCCTGCAGCTAGATTCGCGATCGTTTGGAAGCCAACAGTGAGGAAAGAAAACGTAACCACTGGCCAGCCACGACGCTGAACAGTATCAATTCCTCGCACAATACGTTCGGACGTGAGCCACGAATCGAAGCGTTGACACCACGGTTTTTCGGCGTGGTTTCCCACCTGAGAATAGACGACGTGAGCCACGTAGCGCCCCAGCCAATATGTGCCTTGTGCTCGGAAAAAGATCACGACGCACAGAAAGGCGAACACTGCAATGAACGGGCCTTCTGAGAGGAAGGTTGTGATATCTGAGATTAGGTTCTTCATCTACTCGTTTTCGTTGAGGGTACATTCGGAACAGAGCCCGAAAATTTCGAATGAATGGGACACGCGGGTAAAGCCATGTTCGTCTGCGATTCCATCAGCCCACTCTTCAATTCCTGCACCAGATATTTCGACTGTTTTTCCGCATGAACGGCACACAATATGGTGGTGGTGAACGTTTTCTGCACAGTAGCGGAAGAGTTGGGTTTCTGATTTTTCAAGACGGAGAACATCAACAGAACCGTTGTTCGCTAGCGCTTGGAGGTTCCGATACACGGTGGCGAGCCCGATGGATTCGCCGGATTGATCGAGAAGATCGTGGACTTCTTGAGCGGAGAGGAAATTTTTTTCAGTGCGTAAAAGTTCCCAGATTGCTTGACGTTGTTTCGTCATGCGTTTCATATGTGTCCCCTTTTGGTGTGTCGTGGAGCGAGGGGATGATCTAGTTGCGTTCCCTTCGCCGTATTTGGCCTAGCACACCTAGTATAGCGGGACGGAAGATTGCTACAAGAAGGTAAAGGGTCACAGCGTAGAGAACGATGGTTGCGCCGGGGGACCACGGGTAGTAGTAGGTTGTGATGAGTCCGCTTGTTGCGACGACGACGCCGATCGCCATTGCGATATGCATCGTGGCACGGAATGATTCTGAAATCATGTGAGAGATCGCCACGGGAATGATCATCAGAGCTGACACGAGGAGTGCGCCAACTACCCGCATCGCAACGGAAACTGTGAGTGCTGCGGTTACAGCAATCAATGCTGAGAGAAAAACAGTTGGGAGACCGGAGGCACGTGCATGTTCTTCGTCGTGGCACAAAACGAACAGTGCTGGGCGGAGTCCTAAGCCAATAAAACCAATGACAACACAGAGGATTATTGTGAGGAGAACGTCTAATTCTGTAACAGTGGAAATGGAGCCAAACAAGTACGAGGTGAGGTTCGACGTGGTGCCGCCGGCAATCCCAATGAGGATAACGCCTCCTGCGATGCCTCCATAGAAAACAAGAGCAAGTGCCACATCACCGGAGGAGTGGCCGCGGTTGCGCATCCATTCGATTAAGAGCGCACCCAAGATCGAGGCGATGATTGCACCAGGAACTGCCCAAGCGTCTCTATTTGCTGCATCTGCTGCGTTTGCAGCCAACCAGCCCATCGCAACACCTGTGAGAGCAATATGCCCAATGCCATCACCCAAAAGCGTGAGACGGCGTTGGACCAAGTAAGTACCAACAACCGGAGCTGCAAGGCCTACCAGAACGGCAACGATAATCGCACGCACCATCAATGGCGATGAAAGGAAATCAAGCATGGGTGTCCTCGCATTCGCAGGCTAGTGGATCGACGTGGGCAACAAGAGTTTGATCGGTTTTTTGGAGCCGGCCTTCGGCAACGATATGGACTTGATCGATGATGGAATCAAGGTTGTAGATATCGTGAAGCACCATAACAATTGTGGTGCCAGAAGCGCGGAGGGCTGTAAGGGTGCCGATAATGTGAGCACGAGAAGAAGAATCGATACCTGCGAAGGGTTCGTCTAGTACAAGAAGATCGGGGTTTCGTACAAGAGCTCGTGCGATCAGCACACGTTGTTGCTGTCCGCCAGAAAAAGTTTGGACTGATTCGTGTGCTCGGTGTGCGAGGCCAACCGTTGCGAGGGCTTCCATGGCACGGCTTCGTGCAGACTTTGGAAGCCAGAATTTCCATCCATGAATGAAACCAGACATGACAGTTTCAAGAGCTGTTGCCGGGACATGGGAAACGCTAGTGACGCGCTGTGGAGCATAACCAATTCGTTGCCACTGTGTTTTACGGCCCAGTGGTTGACCGAAAAGATGGATTTTTCCCTGAGAATGAGGAATGGCTCCAACAAGGGCTCGGATAAGGGTGGACTTTCCCGAGCCGTTAACGCCGAGTATCGCAACGGTGGATCCTGTATCAATATCAAGATCGATGCCATGGAGGATTGGATTCCCACCAAGTTTTACGTGCAGATCTCGGACGCTAACGGCTGGGCTAGTCATAGTGTTACTTTGTACACCTCATGGAGTCGGAAAGAGCAGTCAAGTTCTTCTCCATCATAGCGATGTAATCGGTGGAAGCGTCAGTTGCAGTGGCTGCAACGTCCAACACGGCGAACTTTGCACCAGTTTCCTTGGCAACGGTTTCAGCAACCTTTGCTTCACCTGTGGTGGGAGTGAAGATGGTGTTGATCTTTTCGTGTTCAACCAGTTTCTTCACTTCAGCGATACGTGCTGGTGATGGTTCGAATTCAGGATCGATACCTGCAACGCCGATCTGCTTGAGGCCATATTCGTGAGCGAGGTAACCAAATGCTGCGTGGGTTACAACGAATGACTTGGTTTCGCATGTGCCAGCGAATGCGGATTCGAACTTCTTATCGAGCTCGGTTAGGCGCTTCACGAGTGCTTCAGAGTTTGCCTTGAAGTCCTTTGCGTGTGAAGGGTCCTTTTCGCTTAAGGTCTTGGCAATTGCTTCTGCTGCATCTGCCATACGCTCTGGATCGGTCCAGAAATGTGGATCGTAGATGCCGTGATCATGGTGGTGTTCGTGGCCTTCTGCCTTGTGATCGTGATCGGCGTGGTCATGATCGTGGCCTTCGTGCTCGTGTTCGTGGCCTTCTGCCTTGTGATCGTGATCGGCGTGGTCATGATCGTGGCCTTCTGCCTTGTGATCGTGATCGGCGTGGTCATGATCGTGGCCTTCGTGCTCGTGTTCGTGGCCTTCTGCCTTGTGATCGTGATCGGCGTGGTCATGATCGTGGCCTTCGTGTTCGTGTTCGTGATCGTGGCCTTCGTGCTCGTGTTCGCCGCCGGTTTCTTCATTCTTCAGGAGGTGAACGGAATCGCCGATGTTGATGGCGTTGGACTTGGAGGAAGCAACTGCATCATCAATAGCAGGGGAGAGCTTTGCAAGGTAGAACACGATATCCGACTTTTGCATGTCGGAGATCTCCTTAGGGGAGAGTTCGACCCCGTGGGCGTCAGCACCTGGAGGAGTAAGGTCGGTGACCTTGACGTGATCCTTTCCGATTTCGGAAACCAGGTAGGTGAGTGGGTAGAAGCTTGTTGTGACGGAGAGCTTGCCGTTTGATGCGCTCTTGTCTGAAGCAGCATGTGAACAGCCGGCAAGTGCGAACGCAGAAGCGCTCAGGATTGCAATAACTTTACTGATGTTTTTGATAGCCATAATCATTATTAAACACCAGTTGAGAATAGTTGCCATCAGTCATGCGCCCTAATGAACTCATAATGTGTTCCCTTTAACTATCGTGATATGGGATTGGTGGGAACGGAAGGCGAGTTCGGGTGAAGATACACGTACAATGGGGGATGTAAACGATTACTGCATCATCCAGATGCAGACATGTGAAAGGAGTAGCCGCATGGCCAAGCAGGCCCCATCGCGACTCGATAATGTTATTTCTCTTGCTAAGCGGCGTGGATTCGTCTTCCCCTGTGGTGAGATTTATGGCGGAACTCGTTCCGCTTGGGATTACGGCCCGTTGGGCGTTGAACTGAAGGAAAATATTAAGCGCCAATGGTGGAAGGCTAATGTTACTGGGCGTGAAGATATGGTGGGTCTTGATTCCTCCATTATTCTTCCGCGTGAAGTATGGGTGGCATCAGGTCACGTTTCTACCTTCTCTGATCCTTTGATTGAATGCCAGCACTGCCACAAGCGCTTGCGTGAAGATGATCTGATTGAGCAGTACGCAGAAAAGAAGGGTGTTGCAGAATCAGAGGTTTCGATGTCTGATGTGGCATGCCCGAACTGTGGCACTCGTGGTCAGTGGACCGAATCTAAGCCGTTCTCTGGCTTATTGAAGACTTTCCTTGGGCCAGTGGATAATGAAGAAGGCTTGCACTACCTGCGCCCGGAAACCGCTCAAGGTATCTTCGTTAACTTCCTTAACGTCGTCACTGCTGCACGCAAGAAGCCGCCATTTGGTATCGGCCAGGTTGGTAAGTCGTTCCGCAACGAAATTACCCCAGGTAACTTTATTTTCCGTACCCGTGAATTCGAACAGATGGAAATCGAATTCTTCGTGAAGCCGGGCGAAGACGAAGAATGGCACCAGTCCTGGATTGATGCTCGCCTTGCATGGTACGAAGATTTGGGCGTCTCACGTGAGAACCTGCGCCTGTACGAGCACCCGAAGGAAAAGCTCTCCCATTACTCCAAGCGCACGGTTGATATTGAATACCGTTTCGGCTTCCAGGGTTCTGAATGGGGTGAACTCGAAGGCATTGCAAACCGTACTGATTTCGATCTCTCGTCGCACAGCGAAGCTTCTGGTAAGAAGCTTGAATACTTCGATCAGGCAACAGGTGAACGTTATACGCCGTACGTGGTGGAACCTTCTGCCGGTTTGACTCGTTCACTTATGGCCTTCCTCACTGAAGCCTATACAGAAGATGAAGCTCCAAACACTAAGGGCGGAGTTGATAAGCGTATCGTGCTCAAGCTCGATCCACGCCTTGCTCCTGTGAAGGTTGCAGTTCTGCCATTGTCACGTTCGGCAGATCTTTCGCCGATGGCACGTGAGTTGGCTGCGAAGTTGCGCAAGCACTGGAATGTTGATTTCGATGATGCCGGTGCGGTTGGCCGCCGTTACCGCCGCCAGGATGAAATCGGCACACCGTTCTGTGTGACTGTCGATTTCGATTCGCTAGAGGATCAGGCTGTGACCATCCGTGATCGTGACACGATGGAACAGGTTCGTATCCCACTTGCGGAAGTGGAAGCCTACTTGGCAGGAAAGCTCATTGGCTGCTAGTCACTCTTTGGCTGGTGGGGAGGAACTCCCCACCAGCCATTCGCATTCGCATTCAGGCCGATTGGATCTTTCTCCTGCGGATCGCAAACGAGTCAGCCTATCGTTGGCCTCCGTTGTGGTTCCGTTGGCGATTCTTACGCTTATTGGCTTGTTTTTGTTGTGGCCGCGGGGCGGTTCTCCGATTGGGTCACAGATTGAATTCGCGCCGGGCGCATCGCAAGTAATCGGTGAGATCAGTTCGATTGGCGCCACAGATGCCAGCCGCCAAACGCCAGTGAAAATGCTGGTGGATGGGGTGGAAGTTGGTCTCCATGTTCCATATGAGTATGTGAAGAACGGCCTTGATGTGGGGGATAAGGTTAAGGCGATTTTTTCTCCTGGCCTTGTTGATACGGATACGCCGTATGTGTTTGTTGATTTTGTGCGCACAATCCCCGTCTGGATCCTTGTAACGCTATACGTGCTGGTGGTGGCGGTTGTAGCCCGAGGTAAAGGGTTGGCTGCTGTGGCGGGCTTGGGCGTATCACTAGCCGTGGTTGGCTTTTTCATGTTGCCGGCGTTGATGGCGGGTAAGCCTCCGTTGCTGGTGGTGCTGGTGGGTGCTGCCGCGATGATGTTTACGTCGATTTATTTGGCGCATGGCGTATCGATTCGTACCACAACAGCGGTGCTTGGCACGTTGGGTGGTTTGGTGATTACGGGTGTGGTTGCCTGGTTTGCGATTGATTCGGCGCATTTGACTGGCGTTTCTGGTGAAGAATCGGTGGCGTTGTTTAGTCAGCTTGGGTATTTGCGCATGGATCAGATTTTGTTGTGCGGGATTATTTTGGCTGGTTTGGGTGCGTTGAATGATGTGACGATCACTCAAGTTTCTACTGTGTGGGAGCTTCACGCTGCGAATCCGCAGGCGCGCCGGGCTAAGATTTTTGGGCAGGCGATGGTTATTGGCCGTGATCATATTGCGTCTACGGTGTATACGCTTGCGTTTGCCTATATTGGTTCTGCGTTGCCGTTGTTGATGAGTGCGTCGCTTGTTGATCGTGGCGTGGTGGACTTTTTGATGATTGGTCAGGTTGCGGAGGAGATTATTCGTACGCTTGTGGCGTCGATTGGGTTGGTTCTTGCGATTCCGATGACGACTGCGATAGCCTGTGTTTTTGCTCCCGTAGCCCCTGCGAAGAAACGAGACGAAGACTAAATGAGCGTTCGTGTTGGTGAAGTTACGTTGGAATCTCCGGTTATTTTGGCTCCGATGGCGGGGGTGACGAATCCGCCGTTCCGTCAGTTGTGCCGCGAGTTTGGTGAAGCAGGAGCACGTGCTGCTGGGGTTACTGAGGTTGGTAGTGGGCATACCACGGGTACGGTTTCGCATGCGGGTTTGTATGTGTGCGAGATGGTTACGTCACGCGCGTTGATTGAACGTGTTCCTGAGACGCTGACTATGATTCAGCCTGATCCGGCCGATCCGGTGCGTTCAATTCAGTTGTATGGCGTTGAGCCGAAGAACATTGCGGCTGCAGTTGAGATTTTGGTTCGGGAAGATTGGGCAGACCATATTGATATTAATTTTGGGTGTCCTGTTCCGAAGGTCACGCGCAAGGGCGGCGGTTCCGCGTTGCCGTGGAAGCATCAGTTGTTTTCGGATATCGTAACGGGCGCGGTTGCGGCGTCGGAACGCGCGTCGCGTGAAGCGGGGCGTACTCACACGATTCCTGTAACGGCCAAGTTTAGGATTGGTATCGACGACGATCATACGACGTTCCGTGACGTCGCTAAAATGAGTGAAGACGCCGGGATATCGGCCTTAACTCTACACGCGCGGACAACCGAGCAGCATTATTCTGGCCAGGCGCAGTGGGATTACATTCGGGAATTGAAAGCTACATCGAATCTGCCGATTTTCGGTAATGGTGATGTGTTTGAAGCAGAAGATGCCGCACGTATGTTGGCTCACACTGCGGCAGATGGGGTCTGTGTTGGCCGTGGGTGCCAGGGGCGCCCGTGGTTGTTTTTCGATTTGGTCGCGGCATCGTATGGTTCGGATGCTCGTTATCGGCCATCGTTACGTGAGGTGGCGGATATTATTGTGCGCCACGGTGAACTTTCGGTGGCTCACTTTGGTGATGAACACCGTGCAATGCGCGAACTGCGTAAGCACGTTGGCTGGTATATGCGTGGGTTTTCGGTTGGTGGCCAGATGCGCCACCAGCTTGGTCTGATCGAATCGGTTGAACAGTTGCGTGACTTGCTGGATACGTTGGATTTGGATCAGCCGTTCCCGGATGCTGCGGAAGGCCCCCGCGGCCGCGCAGGTGGCGCTAAACGCCCGCACTTGCCCGAATTCTGGCTAGATTCCCATGAATTAACACCAGAGCAACAAGCAAAGATCCATGAAGCCGAAGTGAATACTTCCGGCGGGTGAAACCTTAACCTTATCGACACCCTATCTGCGTGGCTCCGGCATTATGCCCGGAGCCACGCCACTTCGCCGGCCGGGAGCAGGAAGGAACCATGATCCTGTAATTCAGCAGTTGAGATGGCGAGTATACGAGAATCGGCTGGGAGAAGATCAGGTGTGGTGCCAAAGTTGATCCGAACTTCGATATCATCCACAAAGATGCGTACGATGCCGTGATCTGCACGGGACTGATCTAAACCGATGTTGCCGTTGGTGATGCTGGAAGCGTTGCGTAACCGGAGCATGTGGCGAATCGATGATGGAATTTCGGTTGTTTCTCTATCAATGTGAATAATGCCAGGTAACGCCAGGGTCATTAAGGTTATAGCTGTAGGGGATATGTACCCGGCTGCTGCGTAGATAGATTTGCCGCTCAAATCCCAGGCGGGCAATGTGCCGGCAGAGTTGAACAGCCGATAGAGTTGGATGAGTTGCGGGCCGAAGTTGGAGGCTGACAGCGGGAAGCTGAGCGGGCGGCTACGAACGATATGAACGTAGGCATCGTGGACTTGGTTGGATAGCTCAGCAAAATCTGCAGGGGAACGCCCGTTGATCCCAAGCGATAGGACGGCATCTTCATGGGCGATAGACACGAAAGCTTGAAGTTGCCCAATTGTGAGATCGCCGATGTGAGACACGTGGGAATTAACGCAGTGAGCACCGAGCTCCACACCCCAGGCGCCCGCTTCTAGCCACGTTGACACCGCATCATGGGCATCGTGAAGTTGTGAAATATCAGGAAGAATCCGTACCTGACGTTTTTTAGCCTTAGCCATGATATCGGTGAGCGAGATGCGATCAAGCGTTCCAGGAATCGTGATTACGGTGGCGCCGATTCGTGCCATCGTGGAGATTAAGTCCAAGATGAGTTCAGTGGTAGCAGCTTCTTCTGCAGACGCGTGATACCACACGGCGTGCATTCCCCATGCAGGGGACGGGGTTGAACGGATAACAGTGACCGCGTCTTTGCGAGGCGTGGCAGGTGTCTCACCTGTGTCCAACTCAGTGTTGCTCATGGTGTCCTTAGCGTCCTGAAAGGTAGGGTAGGTTCTGTGAATCAAGCCTACACTGCAAGTGACAAAGAACGCTGGTTGAGCGAAGGAATTAAGAGTACCGCACGAACTGATTTCGAACGTGATCGGGCTCGCGTCTTGCATTCGGCCGCATTGCGCCGCCTTGGTGCGAAAACCCAGGTCATGGGGCCAGAGTCTGACGATTTTATCCGTACACGCCTCACTCATTCGTTGGAAGTTGCGCAGGTTGGCCGTTCTTTGGCGAAAAATTTGGGTGCCGATGAAGATATCGTGGAAACCGCGTGTTTGTGCCATGACATGGGGCATCCTCCGTATGGTCACAATGGGGAACAGGCGCTTGATGAGCTTGCGGTATCGTTTGGTGGTTTTGAAGGAAATGCCCAAACGCTTCGTATTCTCACGCGGCTTGAGCCGAAGCGATTCCACGACGACGCCCGCCCAGCCGGCCTCAACCTGACGCGCGCGATCGTGGACGCCACCGTGAAGTATCCGTGGACTCGTTTTGCGGGTCCGAAAGGGGAGAGTTCACCTAAGTTTGGGGCGTA
It encodes:
- the dnaE gene encoding DNA polymerase III subunit alpha, whose product is MAGKSFAHLHVHTDYSLLDGAAKINKLVAEVARLEQPAVAITDHGYLFGAYEMYKAATAAGIKPIIGLEAYMTPGTSRFDQTRQLWGTPAQRSDDVSARGAYTHMTLLSENNTGMHNLFRMNSLASLEGQMGKWPRMDRELLETYHDGLIGTAGCPSGEIQTRLRLGQWDEALKAAGELQDIFGKDNFYVEVMDHGLDIERRVQNDLLKIARMIGAPLIATNDSHYVKREDRDIQDAMLCINSGSTLMDPDRFKFDGDGYYIKSSEEMHRQFEDLPEAIDNTLVVAERCNVSFQTTADGISYMPEFPVPPGEDETSWFINQVEAGLLKRYNGTVPAHVRERADYEVGVITSMGFPGYFLVVSDYIKWAKKNGIRVGPGRGSGAGSMVAYALEITQLDPIKHELLFERFLNPERVSLPDIDVDFDDRRRDEVIKYVEEKYGSDKVAQVVTYGTIKTKQALKDAARVLGMPFQMGDQLTKALPPDVQGKSIAVKDIYNPEAARYNEAGEFREFVDSNAEAKRVFDFALGLEGMTRQTGVHACAVIMSSTALTDVIPIMKRLQDGAIITQFEYPQCEELGLVKMDFLGLSNLTVIEGALTNIRNNGKEAPNIDEIPLDDVETYELLARAETLGIFQLDSPGMRQLLKQMKPDTFADISAVSALYRPGPMGANSHTNYALRKNGLQEKTPIHPELATALEDILGNTHGLIVFQEQVMRIAQKLAGFTLGQADILRKAMGKKKADVLQKQFKGFAQGMRDHGYSDECINTLWDILVPFAQYAFNKSHSEAYALVTYQTAYLKAHYPSEYMASLLTSNQNNKTKVATYLADTRRMGIRVNVPDVNKSMDVYSAVGNEVRVGLSSVRNVGKNVVDGIIETRKEKGEYTSFQDFLDKVPAAVLNKRAVECLIKAGAFDSLGYSRRALVSIHEEAIEAVLPVKRNEAGGQFDLFGGLGENNPIAQSFNVEIPDLPEWDKKEKLNIERDMLGLYVSDHPLSGLEAFLDRVADHTVLGIQNDENPVDGQMVTVAGLITSVQTRISQKNGKTWATATIEDFTGSIEVNFFPATYQSVSHFLIPDTVVTIKARMSVRDSGVQLNAMEMTVPQLAGVAEDTPLDIQIPERMLTQDMMQRLSDVLTQYPGKAPIRIHVRQLGKTTVVQLHNSYKVNVNPSLLSNLRVLLGKNALLME
- a CDS encoding DedA family protein, with translation MKNLISDITTFLSEGPFIAVFAFLCVVIFFRAQGTYWLGRYVAHVVYSQVGNHAEKPWCQRFDSWLTSERIVRGIDTVQRRGWPVVTFSFLTVGFQTIANLAAGILRMPWMLYTAAMIPGGIAWASIYATIGWTVWKAAMASATGSPWGVLVIIAILGIYGVFVIRRKRAGDAIIDHSTHDNVEEPSHLGELADALANDNATTVRSAQ
- a CDS encoding metal ABC transporter ATP-binding protein, coding for MTSPAVSVRDLHVKLGGNPILHGIDLDIDTGSTVAILGVNGSGKSTLIRALVGAIPHSQGKIHLFGQPLGRKTQWQRIGYAPQRVTSVSHVPATALETVMSGFIHGWKFWLPKSARSRAMEALATVGLAHRAHESVQTFSGGQQQRVLIARALVRNPDLLVLDEPFAGIDSSSRAHIIGTLTALRASGTTIVMVLHDIYNLDSIIDQVHIVAEGRLQKTDQTLVAHVDPLACECEDTHA
- a CDS encoding metal ABC transporter permease, yielding MLDFLSSPLMVRAIIVAVLVGLAAPVVGTYLVQRRLTLLGDGIGHIALTGVAMGWLAANAADAANRDAWAVPGAIIASILGALLIEWMRNRGHSSGDVALALVFYGGIAGGVILIGIAGGTTSNLTSYLFGSISTVTELDVLLTIILCVVIGFIGLGLRPALFVLCHDEEHARASGLPTVFLSALIAVTAALTVSVAMRVVGALLVSALMIIPVAISHMISESFRATMHIAMAIGVVVATSGLITTYYYPWSPGATIVLYAVTLYLLVAIFRPAILGVLGQIRRRERN
- a CDS encoding Fur family transcriptional regulator, producing the protein MKRMTKQRQAIWELLRTEKNFLSAQEVHDLLDQSGESIGLATVYRNLQALANNGSVDVLRLEKSETQLFRYCAENVHHHHIVCRSCGKTVEISGAGIEEWADGIADEHGFTRVSHSFEIFGLCSECTLNENE
- a CDS encoding RNA-binding S4 domain-containing protein, coding for MIEEFDVRLPIQLGQFVKLAGLTETGGQAREVIQEGWVRVNNEINTHRSAKLADGDVVDVRYPNGPRLMARVCEA
- a CDS encoding GNAT family N-acetyltransferase, which codes for MDDLAQIALEKFGDDPGVTIELSAQVHAIGFYEKLGYVVVNHEIYLDAGIEHKDMCLKISRV